The Paenibacillus sp. FSL R7-0345 DNA segment GCAGCAGCTGCTTTTCTCCTATGCACTTGTCGTGGTGACAAGCGGTTCTGTGCAGTTTTTCACTGATCATGCCCAGTATGAGCTGAGTGCGGGTTCAGCGCTGCTTCTTTTACCGGAACAAACCTGTGGATTCGTGCAGCCGGCCGGAGGACTTAAGATGTATATCTTGTATTTTGAAGCATATTCCTACGGCAAGTCAGGAGATACCGGACATCTGATCCCGGCGAAGGGAATCCGGTTATATGAGGGGGACGGCAGGCTGCCGTTTAATCCCTCAAGTGAGCTGGCTGCCAAATGGAGCAGGCTGTGTCAGCTCTCCGGCCTAACAGGCGGGTCAATCGGCTACCGGGATCAGCTTGCTTTCCAGGAGCTGCTGTATGAGCTCCGGACAGGCACTCTGCAGCGTCCGCGGGATACGAACTCGGCCCTGGAGCAAGCCAGGCAATACATAGAAGCCCATTATACGGAACCGCTGACCGTCGAACAGGTCGCCCAGTCCGCTGATTTCAGTGCTAAATATTTCGTGGATCTGTATAAGAAGAAGTATGGTAAAAGCGCAATGGAATACGCTGCCGAGCTGCGCCTGCAGCAGGCCAAGCGGCTGATGGCGGAGAGCGGCGCGAAGCTGAGGGAAATTGCCCATAAGGTCGGATATGCCGATGAATTTTATTTCAGCCGCAAATTTAAAAAGAGGATCGGCATGCCGCCTGCCGTCTATATGAAGAGCCGCCGGCGCAAGCTGGCTGCATATACCCCGGGTCTGCTCGGCCAGCTGCTGCCGCTGAATATTACTCCGTATGCGGCGGCGCTGCATCCGAAATGGACAGAGTATTATTACCGGAATTACCGTGCCGATATTCCTGTACATATCAGTGCTTACCGCAATAACCAGGAATGGTTGTCCAACATCGAGCTGCTGAAGCACTCCGGAGCTGAGCTTATTCTTGCCCCGCCGGGGCTTGCCGGTGAAGAGCGGGCAGAGCTTGAGCGGATAGCAGATGTGCATGATCTCTCCAGGGACAGCGCGGACTGGCGCGGACAGTTTCAGGAGCTGGCCAGGTTCCTGGGTGAAGAGTGGCAATGCGGTCAATGGCTGTCCGCCTTTGACTGGGAGGTACAGGCTGCCAAGGAACGCCTGCACGAAGGCGTAAGCGAGCGTTCTGTCACAGT contains these protein-coding regions:
- a CDS encoding AraC family transcriptional regulator, which gives rise to MESVHSVQRLASIEEQEDAVDWDRLSFRLLSVQALKGTGETPLGQQLLFSYALVVVTSGSVQFFTDHAQYELSAGSALLLLPEQTCGFVQPAGGLKMYILYFEAYSYGKSGDTGHLIPAKGIRLYEGDGRLPFNPSSELAAKWSRLCQLSGLTGGSIGYRDQLAFQELLYELRTGTLQRPRDTNSALEQARQYIEAHYTEPLTVEQVAQSADFSAKYFVDLYKKKYGKSAMEYAAELRLQQAKRLMAESGAKLREIAHKVGYADEFYFSRKFKKRIGMPPAVYMKSRRRKLAAYTPGLLGQLLPLNITPYAAALHPKWTEYYYRNYRADIPVHISAYRNNQEWLSNIELLKHSGAELILAPPGLAGEERAELERIADVHDLSRDSADWRGQFQELARFLGEEWQCGQWLSAFDWEVQAAKERLHEGVSERSVTVVRMLGSRLFLHCNEGMASLLYRELELHPAYECGQEVYNVPVTPARLAELQPDYVLMLIRQEYDTLGEWKKLQVDPQWLRIPAVQRHQVHALSSDPWREESAYAQLRMLRQLLQLLPVNRP